The genome window GGCTGCCGGCATGGGCGTTGCCCAGCGTCCGGTGGACTTTGTCGATCTGATCAAGGCGCGTCTGGCGTAATCGCACCAGCCGCCGGGTAGGAAGCGGGGCGGATCACGAGCGTCGTGATCTGCCCCGCTTTCTTGTACGCGCCCCCTGCGTAGCGCGCGCACGCGCGCGCAGATTCCACCAATGCCCATCACACCGCAACGTCTCGCCGATCTCCTCGTCGCCTCGCGCATCGTCATGCCGCTGATGGCGGGCACGGTGGCTGATGCGGCCGCAGCCCTCTGCGTGTCGCTGGAACGAAGCGGGGCGCTCTCCAACGCCGACCTGCTCCGTGAGCGGATCGAGGAGGCCCGGAGCGAAGACATCGTGGGGCTCGCGGACCGCGCCTTCGTGCTGCACTACCGCACCGACGCGGTTCGGGACCTCGTGGTATCCATCGGGGTGGCGCCCAAGGACGTGGTCCGCGTGCTTGACGACGACGAACTGCAGCGGGCGCGTCTTGTGGTGCTGGTGTGCGCGCCGCCACGACAGATGGCGCGGCATCTCCAAGTGGTCAGCGCGCTTGTTCGCGTGCTCTCCAATCCGACGAGTGTGGCGGCGGCGCTCGCCGCGGAGACGCCGGCTCAGCTGGTGGCGCTGCCGCAGTTTACGGGGAAGGAGCTCCCGGCTCAACTCACCGTCCGAGAGCTGATGTCGGAGCGTCCACGGACCGTCGGCCCCGAGGCGCCGCTCCGGAGCGCCGTGCTTGAGATGCTGCGGGCCGGCCTCGGCGGCCTTCCGGTGGTGGACGAATCGAACCGGGTCATCGGCATGTTGAGTGAACGTGAGCTCTTGCGGGATC of Gemmatimonas sp. contains these proteins:
- a CDS encoding CBS domain-containing protein, with protein sequence MPITPQRLADLLVASRIVMPLMAGTVADAAAALCVSLERSGALSNADLLRERIEEARSEDIVGLADRAFVLHYRTDAVRDLVVSIGVAPKDVVRVLDDDELQRARLVVLVCAPPRQMARHLQVVSALVRVLSNPTSVAAALAAETPAQLVALPQFTGKELPAQLTVRELMSERPRTVGPEAPLRSAVLEMLRAGLGGLPVVDESNRVIGMLSERELLRDLLSHYLPRAGGVNALQPPAAARRTVRDIMTRQVLCVAPEQPLAEVASLMLNKDVDRVPVVKDDRLVGFLTRGDIVRKLIGS